Genomic DNA from Gilliamella sp. ESL0441:
GCCCTAAATGTCATCATAAAATGGATGTTATGTCTGCCCAGCATTACGTTTGTGCTCACTGTAAACAACATTTTATCGAACACTATATTTGCCCTACTTGTCATCAACCTGCTCAAATGATCAAAGGCTGTGGTGCCATAAATTATATTTGTCCAACTGATGGATTAATCTCCAGCAGTAAAGTGATATTTCAATATTTACCAGAATAGAAAATCTATCTATATAAAAACCATAAGAGGTTATTTCATGCGTATTATTTTATTAGGTGCACCAGGTGCGGGAAAAGGAACTCAAGCACAATTCATTATGAAAAAATATGGTATTCCTCAAATTTCAACCGGCGATATGTTACGTGCAGCAGTGAAAGCAGGTACGCCACTTGGTCAACAGGCTAAAGAATTAATGGATGCCGGTAAACTTGTTACTGATGAACTCGTGATTGCATTAGTGAAAGAACGTATTGCACAAGATGATTGTGCAAATGGGTTTTTATTAGATGGATTCCCTCGAACTGTACCCCAAGCTGATGCTATGAAATCAGCAGGTATTAATGTTGACTATATACTTGAATTTGATGTGCCTGATTCTGTTATTATTGATCGAATGAGTGGACGCCGAATTCATGCGCCATCAGGTCGAGTTTATCATGTCCGTCATAATCCACCTAAAGTAGAAAATGTTGACGATATTACGGGTGAACCTTTAACAACTCGCAAAGATGATCATGAAGAGATTGTCCGTAAACGCCTTGTTGAATATCATCAATTAACTAAACCTTTAATTGATTACTATCAACATGAAGCGAAAGAAGGTCGTGCAAAATACTACCGCATTGATGGTACCCAATCTGTATCTGATGTGACAAACGAACTTGTTAAAATCTTAGATTAATTAATCGATTGCTAAAAAGCCAGTTATACATTTGTTATCTGGCTTTTTGAATTTGATTATAGTGTCGCTTTTAATGCCTGTGCTAAATCAGAAATAATATCATCAATATGTTCTATCCCAATAGACAAACGAATCATTTCTTGACTTACTCCTGCCTTTTTCAGTTCTTCATTATTAAGTTGTCTATGCGTAGTTGATGCAGGGTGACAAGCTAATGAGCGTGTATCGCCTATATTGACCAGACGAATAATTAATTTTAGTGCATCAATAAATTTAGCGCCTGCAGGTTTTCCACCTTTAATACCAAACGATAAAATGCCAGCAGGTAAATGATTATCCATCTGTTTTACCGCTAAATCATGTTCAGGATGATTGCTAAGACCAGCATAGTTAACCCATTCAACTTGTGGGTGTGAGACTAGATATTTTGCAACGTTGAGTGCATTTTCACAGTGGCGTTCCATGCGCAAAGAAAGGGTTTCAAGCCCTTGTAGTATCAAAAAAGTATTAAATGGCGATAGTGCAGCGCCCATATTGCGTAAAGGGATTACTCGACAACGTGCAATGTAAGCCGCATTACCAAAGGAATCCGTATAAGAGACACCATGATAAGATGGATCTGGTTGAATAAGCATTGGATATCTATCCGCATATTTTTTCCATGGAAACCTTCCTGAATCAACGATGATTCCTCCAAGACTATTACCATGCCCACCAATATATTTAGTTAATGAATGCACGACAATATCGGCACCAAATTCAAATGGTCGGCAAAGTGCAGGACTGGCAACGGTATTGTCGACAATTAACGGAATACCATGTCGATGTGCGATGTCGGCAAGTTGGCTTAAATCAACAATATTACCTGCAGGATTGCCAATACTTTCGCAATATATGGCCTTGGTTTTGTCATCAATTTGCTGTTCTATAGCCACTAAATCGTTATGAGGAGCAAACTTGGTTGTAATACCAAAATTAGGTAAGGTATGGGCAAATAAATTATAAGTTCCGCCATATAATTGCGAAACAGAAACAATATTTTCGCCAGAAAAGGTAATTGCTTGAATAGCATAAGTGATAGCCGCCATGCCCGATGCAACAGCTAAAGCACCAATACCACCTTCAAGCGCAGCGACTCGAGCTTCGAGTACGGCGTTAGTTGGGTTGGTAATACGGGTATAAATATTGCCAGCGACTTTTAAATCAAATAAATCTGCGCCATGCTGTGTATCATCAAAAGCATAAGAGGTTGTTTGATAAATGGGAACAGCAACAGCATGAGTAGTGGGTTCAGGGGTATAACCTGTGTGAAGTGCAATGGTTTCTGGTTTCATGATTGAGCCTCGTCGGAATAACAAGGCTCTATTTTGTACAAAAATTGATGAAAAAGTAAAGTGTTATAAAACCATTCTTACAATATCTATTTCACCTAATTCTTTATATAAATTTTCAATCTGATCAATGTGTGTTGCATTGATAGTAATCGACACAGAATGATAATTCCCTTTACTGCTAGGTTTGATTGACGGACTGTAATCACCCGGTGCGTGACGTTGGATAACGGACACGACTTTATCAACCAGTTCTGGTTTAGCTTCTCCCATGACTTTATAAGTAAAAGAACAAGGAAAATCTAATAATTCTTTTAAATTTGTTTTCTGTTGCATAATTTTATGTTTCTCACGTAATCGGTATGTTTGGGGTATTACTACCAGGAATAACAGTCATATATAGGCGCTTTGATGTTCTTCAAGTGATCAAGCATAAACTTCGCTTCTTAAAGTATTCAAATTGATCTATGATAGATTAATTTTATCACAGCTTAGTTAGCATTATCCTATAAATTATAAAAAAGGTTGAAAAATATGTTAGCACACTCCGATGATAGAGAACCTTTTGGTACATTGTTAGGTTATGCCCCAGGTGGCGTTGCCATTTACTCTTCTGATTATGAAACATTAGACCCAACTCAATACCCTGATGATGCTTCTTTTCGAAGTTATTCCGGGCATGAATATATGGGATATAAATGGCAATGCGTTGAATTTGCAAGGCGTTTTTTATTTCTTAATTATGGTATTGTGTTTACTGATGTCGGCATGGCTCATGAAATTTTTTCACTTCGTGTCTTAAGACAAGTTATCAATGAAGCGATATTGCCTTTACAAGCTTTTGCTAATGGTGGTAAGAAAAAACCCGAAGCTGGCGCATTACTTATTTGGGATGATGGTGGTGTTTTCGATAGAACGGGCCATGTTGCTATTATTACCGAAGTCTTTGCAGATAAAGTTCGGATAGCTGAACAAAATGTTATTCATACCCGATTACCAATTGGTCAACATTGGACTCGTGAATTAAGGATGACGGTTACCGACAATGGTTATTTGTTACATGATACGTTTGACGATACCACCATATTAGGTTGGATGATTCAAACCGAAAATACACAATATAGTCTACCACAACCAACCGTACCGGCACCTTTACTGGCTATTCATAGTCAACATATTGAAAATCAAGGTCAATTTGATATTAACTGGCTTAATGAGCAAGATAGTTTAGAAAATGCTTATATCCAAGCGGTAGGGCATGCAATTAGTCATGATGATCACTACCGATATTTCACTATTTCTGAAAGTGCCGAGCAAGAACTTATTCGAGCGACCAATGAGTTACATCTTATGTATTTACATGCAACCGATAGAGTACTAAAAGATGATAACTTGCTGATGAATTTTAATATCCCCGAAATTTTATGGCCTCGCTTACGTCTGTCTTGGCAACAGCGACGTTATCAAATGATAACTGGTCGGCTAGATTTTTGTATGGATGAACGAGGCTTTAAAGTTTATGAATATAATGCTGATTCGGCATCGTGTCATACTGAAGCTGGACAGATACTACAAAATTGGGCGATACAAGCTGGGCTGAATGTTGGTGTAAACCCTAGTGCTGGGTTGCTTAACGCATTAGCGAGTTGTTGGAAGCATAGCGATGCACAAGCTTTTATCCATATTATGCAAGATAATGATAATGAGGAAAATTATCATGCTTTATTTATGCAAAAAGCCCTAACACAAGCAGGATTTAAGAGCAAAATTTTACGAGGTTTGAGCAGCTTAAAATGGGATAAACGCGGTCGATTAGTTGATGATGAAGATCGTCAAGTAACCTGTGTGTGGAAAACATGGGCATGGGAAACCGTATTAGAACAACTTCGTCAAGAAAGTGAAGCGCAAATAGCCGGATTACCCATACGGACTTGGCATCCAGAAAATGCGGTAAGGTTAATAGACGTTCTTTTACGTCCCGAGGTCACTGTATTTGAACCTTTATGGACAGTTATTCCAAGCAATAAAGCGATTTTACCGGTGCTGTGGTCTCTATTTCCTAATCATCGTTATTTATTAGAGTCTACATTCGAACTTAATACAAGTTTAGAGAAAAAGGGGTATGCCGTTAAGCCGATTGCAGGGCGTCGGGGGAGTGATATTCAATTAGTCAGCAGCAAAGAAACCATTTTGGGTAAAACTGTCGGTAAATTTGCTAAACAAGAAAACATCTATCAAGAATTGTGGTGTTTACCGAAAGTCGACGATCGTTATTTGCAAATCTGTACTTTCACTGTCGGCGGACATTATGGGGGAACGTGTTTACGTTCTGATCCATCCTTAGTCATTCGGGGAGATAGTGATATGCAACCATTACGAGTATTGACTGATGATATGTTTTTAAAATGACGATTAGGTTAGGATTATCTTGCAGTATGTTAAAAATCGATTAAAAAAAATCTTAACTTATCCTATAGATACCAATTACAACAGATGTATTTTTCTGTTAGAATTAGTTACATTACTAATTTGTAATGTTTAGATGCTGAAGGTCAGGCGTTGGGATAAGCTATGAAAAGGATCTGATTTGATCCGTATGTTAATCAAGAGTTATTGTAATTATTTAAAACTGGTGAGTATCTATAAATATACAATCGTAATTGAAATACTATAATAGTTATAAATCTAGATTTTATAATTTAATGGTAATATCTAGATAATAGCAAAAGGTATTTTTCAAAAAAATATATATTAAAAATTAATAAAAGTATTTTAATTGATATAAAGAATAAAAAATTTAAAATCAACAAGATAGTGTTAACTTGTAATGAAATAAGAGGAATGAAATTATGAATAAAATGATAGTGATACTTACACTAAGTATGTCCCTTGTTTTAGCCGGATGCCAATCAACTAACGGAAACACCAAAGATGTTGATCCTGCATTAACTAAAGGAAATGCGGGTAATTTCTTCAGCAAATCAGCATGGCAATCTTGTGCTGTTGGTGCAGGTATAACTGGTGTGGGTTGTTTATTATTAAAAGGTAATGCTGCTACTTGTATAGCATCTGCTGCTGTAGGTTGTGGCGTTATGATGGGGGCTAATCATTATCTTGAAGCTAAGCGTTCAGAGTACATAGATAAAGAACAACGCCTTGATGCTTATATTTATGATATTCAACAAAATACCTTAGAAATTCAGGCGGTGACTGAAGCAGCTAAAGGTGTATTAAATAAAAATCTTGCAACACTTAATGCGCTTAATCGACAAATACAAAATGAATCTATTAGTCGAAATCAAGCTAAAAACGAATTAAATAAAATTGATGCGAATATTGCTTATTTAAATGAAAAATTAGGAAGAATGAAAAAAGTTGAAAGCGACTGGGTTTCTCTTTCTTCAAAAGAAAAAATAGCAGGACTTAATGTAGCAAAACTTAATAAGCAAATAAATCAATTGCATAAACAAATTTCATCACTTGAAAAACAAATAAATATCGTAAGTAAGCAACGTTCAGTAGTACAGGTAAGTTAATAATGAAAAAACGATGTCTAGTTTTACTCAGCCCAATTCTTTTTGTGTTGGGTTGTTCAACAACACCAGATAAGTGTGATCCGAAGAAAAAGGATGCCACTATATTTGAAAAAATTGGTTGCAATTATTCAGGAAGTTATAACGCTCGCATCGAAGAAAAACAAAAAATTTTAGATAATGAAAAAAAAGTTAATCAGAAATTTAGAGATATTTATGCGAACATTGAAAAGCAGAAAAATAATTCATCCTATACTATTATGCAAAAGCAAGAGCAATTGGAACAACTTAAAATTGATCTAATTAGTTTAACTAATGAAATCAAAATAAAAGCAAAACAGACAGGTCGAACAGATTTACAGGAAAAAGTTCTGGATATAGAACAGCAACAAGAGAAAGTCAGTAATTCCACTTCATCTGAAACTGAGAAAACGGAAGAATTAGATAAATTAAATAAAAAACTTCAACAACTACAAAAATCTTTGAATATTTAGTTTTCTTAGAATGAAGTGTTGTTGGGATAGAATCAGGCTTTGAATATTGAGAATCTAACTTTATTGGAGCAATTTCTTTCTTAATTTTATATAAAAAACCAGACGGGAAGTCTGGTTTTTTTTAATTATTGAATTCTATTTTAGATACTTCATGAATTATTTCATTCAATACCTAATCCAATAAAATTAGTTAGAAATCCAAGTTAGCAGCTTTAAGAGCATTTTCTTCGATAAATAATCGACGTGGTTCAACTTCATCCCCCATTAGTGTGGTAAATAGTTGATCCGCTTCTATAGCATCTTTAATTGTCACTTGTAACATACGACGACTGGTTGGATCCATTGTGGTTTCCCATAATTGTTCTGGATTCATTTCACCCAACCCTTTA
This window encodes:
- the adk gene encoding adenylate kinase, which gives rise to MRIILLGAPGAGKGTQAQFIMKKYGIPQISTGDMLRAAVKAGTPLGQQAKELMDAGKLVTDELVIALVKERIAQDDCANGFLLDGFPRTVPQADAMKSAGINVDYILEFDVPDSVIIDRMSGRRIHAPSGRVYHVRHNPPKVENVDDITGEPLTTRKDDHEEIVRKRLVEYHQLTKPLIDYYQHEAKEGRAKYYRIDGTQSVSDVTNELVKILD
- the gss gene encoding bifunctional glutathionylspermidine amidase/synthase, which translates into the protein MLAHSDDREPFGTLLGYAPGGVAIYSSDYETLDPTQYPDDASFRSYSGHEYMGYKWQCVEFARRFLFLNYGIVFTDVGMAHEIFSLRVLRQVINEAILPLQAFANGGKKKPEAGALLIWDDGGVFDRTGHVAIITEVFADKVRIAEQNVIHTRLPIGQHWTRELRMTVTDNGYLLHDTFDDTTILGWMIQTENTQYSLPQPTVPAPLLAIHSQHIENQGQFDINWLNEQDSLENAYIQAVGHAISHDDHYRYFTISESAEQELIRATNELHLMYLHATDRVLKDDNLLMNFNIPEILWPRLRLSWQQRRYQMITGRLDFCMDERGFKVYEYNADSASCHTEAGQILQNWAIQAGLNVGVNPSAGLLNALASCWKHSDAQAFIHIMQDNDNEENYHALFMQKALTQAGFKSKILRGLSSLKWDKRGRLVDDEDRQVTCVWKTWAWETVLEQLRQESEAQIAGLPIRTWHPENAVRLIDVLLRPEVTVFEPLWTVIPSNKAILPVLWSLFPNHRYLLESTFELNTSLEKKGYAVKPIAGRRGSDIQLVSSKETILGKTVGKFAKQENIYQELWCLPKVDDRYLQICTFTVGGHYGGTCLRSDPSLVIRGDSDMQPLRVLTDDMFLK
- a CDS encoding bifunctional O-acetylhomoserine aminocarboxypropyltransferase/cysteine synthase yields the protein MKPETIALHTGYTPEPTTHAVAVPIYQTTSYAFDDTQHGADLFDLKVAGNIYTRITNPTNAVLEARVAALEGGIGALAVASGMAAITYAIQAITFSGENIVSVSQLYGGTYNLFAHTLPNFGITTKFAPHNDLVAIEQQIDDKTKAIYCESIGNPAGNIVDLSQLADIAHRHGIPLIVDNTVASPALCRPFEFGADIVVHSLTKYIGGHGNSLGGIIVDSGRFPWKKYADRYPMLIQPDPSYHGVSYTDSFGNAAYIARCRVIPLRNMGAALSPFNTFLILQGLETLSLRMERHCENALNVAKYLVSHPQVEWVNYAGLSNHPEHDLAVKQMDNHLPAGILSFGIKGGKPAGAKFIDALKLIIRLVNIGDTRSLACHPASTTHRQLNNEELKKAGVSQEMIRLSIGIEHIDDIISDLAQALKATL
- the ybeD gene encoding DUF493 family protein YbeD, which gives rise to MQQKTNLKELLDFPCSFTYKVMGEAKPELVDKVVSVIQRHAPGDYSPSIKPSSKGNYHSVSITINATHIDQIENLYKELGEIDIVRMVL
- a CDS encoding zinc-ribbon domain-containing protein, which gives rise to MSKKNIAGQSQEGLCPKCHHKMDVMSAQHYVCAHCKQHFIEHYICPTCHQPAQMIKGCGAINYICPTDGLISSSKVIFQYLPE